A DNA window from Onthophagus taurus isolate NC chromosome 1, IU_Otau_3.0, whole genome shotgun sequence contains the following coding sequences:
- the LOC111421077 gene encoding S-adenosylmethionine sensor upstream of mTORC1 — translation MMASEEHIQLSDFIKKVHQNLRVNTKVLGSEEAWKQHCENNHQLERYAESMKVLATKFWSEKEEKTTSRILWTLDLCTNYFNNLILNLQLKEYEIAQKINLLLNSKDHMVKSNQLKLLDVGSCYNPFKEFDLFDVTAIDLAPALPDVLQCDFINLKICEITKISNNTINSLAQNSFHVIVFSLLLEYLPTPEFRFICCEKAYKLLKPEGLLIIITPDSNHVGVNAKLMKTWRFILAQIGFSRIKYEKLKHLHCMGFRKSLAKETSQRWANIYVKNDLYDKIYIPQDLNKE, via the coding sequence ATGATGGCTTCTGAAGAACACATTCAACtttctgattttattaaaaaagttcatcAAAACCTTCGTGTTAATACAAAAGTGTTAGGTTCTGAAGAAGCTTGGAAACAACATTGCGAAAATAACCACCAATTGGAACGATATGCCGAGTCAATGAAGGTTTTGGCAACCAAATTTTGGTCAGAAAAAGAGGAAAAGACTACTTCTAGGATTTTATGGACTTTAGATTTATGtacaaactattttaataatttaattttaaatttgcagTTAAAAGAATATGAAATAGcccaaaaaattaatcttttactAAACTCTAAGGACCATATGGTAAAAagtaatcaattaaaattgttagatGTGGGTAGTTGTTATAATCcttttaaagaatttgatttatttgatgTAACCGCTATTGATTTAGCTCCTGCATTACCAGATGTCCTACAATGTGActttattaacttaaaaatatgtgaaataacgaaaatatcaaacaatACCATTAATAGTTTAGCCCAAAATTCATTTCATGTGatcgtttttagtttattattagAATACTTACCCACTCCGgaatttagatttatttgttgtgagaaagcttataaattattaaaaccagaaggtttattaattataatcacACCTGATTCAAATCATGTCGGTGTTAATGCAAAGTTAATGAAAACTTGGAGATTTATTTTAGCTCAAATCGGTTTTTCAAgaattaaatatgaaaaattgaaacatttaCACTGTATGGGTTTTAGAAAGAGTTTAGCTAAAGAAACTAGTCAAAGATGGGCTAatatttatgtcaaaaatgatttatatgataaaatttatataccacaagatttaaataaagaatga
- the LOC111421078 gene encoding surfeit locus protein 1 gives MNSSKLFNIVKGKYIRKIFTSNVRFAEVEIKSKPNLRLKEGNKRDIGPFGWFLLSIPAGTFALGTWQIQRKKWKEALINNLQERKNAIPITLPDSLEELESLEYYPIHVKGQFLHDKEMYMGPRSLLIDGDAASKSSLLSKGQTSTQGYLVVTPFKLSDRDETILVNRGWVPTKSVNPKSRPQGQVEGEVDVIGVVRLHENRPTFMPKNKEGTNIWYYRDLEQMSAITGASPIFLDATNEFDVKGGPIGGQTRISLRNEHLSYILTWYGLCAFTSIMWYRQFLKPV, from the exons atGAATTCGtcaaagttatttaatatCGTTAAAGGGAAATATATTCGAAAAATATTCACATCTAATGTCCGTTTCGCcgaagttgaaataaaatctaaaCCGAATTTGCGTTTGAAGGAAGGCAATAAACGAGATATTGGACCATTTGGTTGGTTTCTGTTG TCAATACCTGCAGGTACTTTTGCTTTGGGAACGTGGCAAATACAACGAAAGAAATGGAAAGAGgcgttaataaacaatttgcaAGAACGAAAAAATGCAATTCCAATTACTTTACCTGATTCTTTAGAGGAGTTGGAATCTTTGGAATATTATCCTATTCATGTTAAAGGGCAATTTTTGCATGATAAAGAAATGTATATGGGGCCTAGATCGTTATTAATTGATGGTGATGCTGCTAGTAAAAGTTCTTTGTTATCGAAAGGGCAGACATCTACACAGGGTTATTTAGTTGTTACACCTTTTAAATTATCTGATAGAGA TGAAACCATATTGGTTAATCGGGGTTGGGTACCTACAAAGTCAGTTAATCCTAAAAGTAGACCACAAGGACAAGTGGAAGGTGAAGTAGATGTTATTGGAGTGGTTCGGTTACATGAAAATAGACCAACTTTTATGCCAAAAAATAAAGAGGGGACTAATATTTGGTATTATAG agaTTTAGAACAAATGTCTGCAATAACAGGAGCTTCCCCCATATTTTTGGATGCAACAAATGAATTTGATGTTAAGGGTGGACCTATTGGAGGACAAACACGGATTTCATTAAGAAATGAACATCTGTCTTACATATTAACTTGGTATGGTTTGTGTGCGTTTACTAGCATTATGTGGtatcgacaatttttaaaaccagtttaa
- the LOC111421102 gene encoding armadillo repeat-containing protein 8-like isoform X1 has product MTNLYPFAAFMNVESSRAYVDDLYSMDSDKCLASLICIKNSVIGSNKQKESVIEQGIVTRLIQLAQDTDMKVEIRYEALIILGSLAKGTPSQVEVLLKFGTGPILLGILEESHNRLIDPSLRLLRTLSQYGDPSFSSNYSTKQLEKLLSYMNEDSSLLRQSCVATILSTACRCMMEQNSLCSVGAPQILASVLAIPNTEIRVAVLKCLSAMCFENRTVASEVAGATSRYGSVQVLNLLTSLVSRDKPVEMQLEAAKCLTNIYRAGAIQSSDQIITFRTLPCLVRLCLPDQKEDLRSSAANILAYLTEVDSNLQQIAAISNQLVATLADLLNCKSSAARTAAFSAFASLGANNEEIRKRIIETQRLMERVVDGLADQDGDVRLAAVRCLHSLSRSVHQLRTTFQDHSVWRPLMSLLTGSASTELLSAASSALCNLLLEFSPAKEPMLQQGVIQFLVELTKKPEPVLRLNAVWALMNMTFQAEQRIKSAILTTLNTDQIFRLLADSDVQVLMKTLGLLRNLVSPRAHTDSMMALHGTQVMQAVVLVLEGAHSPEVKEQALCILGNIADGERAKDHIMANEDVLKKLMAYMTHSDSSLQTAAIFCIQNLVRRGEPGYAERQARLRDMGVHNILHQLVTTVSDSVLHTKSCYRNLCIEMLIIEEEL; this is encoded by the exons ATGACTAACCTGTATCCTTTCGCGGCTTTTATG AACGTGGAAAGTTCTCGTGCTTACGTAGATGACTTGTACTCAATGGATTCCGATAAGTGTTTGGCATCgttaatttgtataaaaaattcaGTTATTGGGTCTAATAAGCAAAAAGAAAGTGTGATAGAGCAGGGTATTGTTACAAGATTGATACAATTAGCTCAAGATACAGACATGAAAGTTGAAATAAGATATGAAGCATTGATTATATTGGGATCCCTAGCTAAAGGAACTCCTTCGCAAGtggaagttttattaaaatttggaaCTGGGCCAATATTATTGGGTATTTTGGAAGAATCCCATAATCGTTTAATAGATCCATCCTTAAGGTTATTAAGAACCTTATCTCAATACGGTGATCCTAGTTTTTCATCAAACTACTCCACCAAACAATTAGAAAAGCTTTTAAGTTACATGAACGAAGATTCCTCGTTATTGAGGCAATCTTGTGTGGCTACAATTTTAAGTACTGCCTGTCGATGCATGATGGAACAGAACAGTTTGTGTTCTGTAGGTGCCCCTCAAATATTAGCTTCAGTACTTGCAATACCGAATACGGAAATAAGAGTTGCTGTATTAAAATGTCTTTCTGCCATGTGTTTTGAAAACCGAACTGTTGCTTCTGAAGTAGCAGGTGCTACTTCTAGATATGGTTCTGTACAAGTTTTAAATCTACTTACATCTTTAGTCAGCAGGGATAAACCTGTCGAAATGCAACTTGAAGCAGCTAAATGTCTTACAAATATTTATCGAGCTGGTGCTATACAATCTTCTGATCAAATAATTACTTTTCGAACATTACCATGTCTTGTTCGATTATGTTtg ccAGATCAAAAAGAAGATCTTAGGTCATCGGCTGCAAATATACTTGCCTACTTGACTGAGGTTGATAgtaatttacaacaaattgCTGCTATTAGTAATCAATTAGTGGCTACTTTAGCTGATTTACTTAATTGTAAAAGCAGTGCAGCAAGAACTGCAGCTTTTAG TGCTTTTGCATCATTGGGAGcaaataatgaagaaattcGTAAACGAATAATCGAAACGCAACGTTTAATGGAACGCGTAGTAGATGGTTTAGCCGATCAAGATGGAGACGTCCGTTTAGCAGCAGTTCGTTGTCTTCATTCTCTAAGTAGATCAGTTCATCAATTGCGCACTACATTTCAGGACCACTCTGTTTGGCGACCTCTAATGAGTCTTTTAACCGGTTCCGCGTCCACAGAACTTTTAAGCGCGGCATCATCCGCTTTATGCAATCTCCTTCTTGAATTCTCGCCAGCTAAAGAACCCATGTTACAACAAGGGGTTATTCAATTTTTGGTTGAATTAACGAAAAAACCCGAACCCGTTTTACGTTTAAACGCGGTGTGGGCGTTAATGAATATGACATTTCAAGCAGAGCAAAGGATAAAATCGGCTATATTAACAACTTTAAACACCGATCAAATATTTCGGTTATTAGCCGATTCGGATGTAcaagttttaatgaaaactttAGGTTTATTACGAAATTTAGTATCGCCAAGGGCGCATACGGATTCAATGATGGCGTTACATGGAACTCAAGTTATGCAAGCGGTTGTTTTGGTACTGGAAGGGGCGCATTCTCCGGAAGTTAAAGAGCAGGCTCTTTGCATTTTGGGTAATATAGCGGATGGGGAGCGAGCTAAAGATCATATCATGGCGAATGAAgatgttttaaagaaattaatggcTTATATGACGCATAGCGATAGCAGTTTACAGACAGCGGCGATATTTTGTATACAAAATTTAGTTAGGAGAGGGGAACCTGGTTATGCTGAGCGGCAGGCGAGATTGAGGGATATGGGTGTTCATAATATTTTACATCAACTAGTCACTACAGTTAGCGATAGTGTGCTACATACaaa
- the LOC111421102 gene encoding armadillo repeat-containing protein 8-like isoform X2 yields MTNLYPFAAFMNVESSRAYVDDLYSMDSDKCLASLICIKNSVIGSNKQKESVIEQGIVTRLIQLAQDTDMKVEIRYEALIILGSLAKGTPSQVEVLLKFGTGPILLGILEESHNRLIDPSLRLLRTLSQYGDPSFSSNYSTKQLEKLLSYMNEDSSLLRQSCVATILSTACRCMMEQNSLCSVGAPQILASVLAIPNTEIRVAVLKCLSAMCFENRTVASEVAGATSRYGSVQVLNLLTSLVSRDKPVEMQLEAAKCLTNIYRAGAIQSSDQIITFRTLPCLVRLCLPDQKEDLRSSAANILAYLTEVDSNLQQIAAISNQLVATLADLLNCKSSAARTAAFSAFASLGANNEEIRKRIIETQRLMERVVDGLADQDGDVRLAAVRCLHSLSRSVHQLRTTFQDHSVWRPLMSLLTGSASTELLSAASSALCNLLLEFSPAKEPMLQQGVIQFLVELTKKPEPVLRLNAVWALMNMTFQAEQRIKSAILTTLNTDQIFRLLADSDVQVLMKTLGLLRNLVSPRAHTDSMMALHGTQVMQAVVLVLEGAHSPEVKEQALCILGNIADGERAKDHIMANEDVLKKLMAYMTHSDSSLQTAAIFCIQNLVRRGEPGYAERQARLRDMGVHNILHQLVTTVSDSVLHTKVKAALTDFSDL; encoded by the exons ATGACTAACCTGTATCCTTTCGCGGCTTTTATG AACGTGGAAAGTTCTCGTGCTTACGTAGATGACTTGTACTCAATGGATTCCGATAAGTGTTTGGCATCgttaatttgtataaaaaattcaGTTATTGGGTCTAATAAGCAAAAAGAAAGTGTGATAGAGCAGGGTATTGTTACAAGATTGATACAATTAGCTCAAGATACAGACATGAAAGTTGAAATAAGATATGAAGCATTGATTATATTGGGATCCCTAGCTAAAGGAACTCCTTCGCAAGtggaagttttattaaaatttggaaCTGGGCCAATATTATTGGGTATTTTGGAAGAATCCCATAATCGTTTAATAGATCCATCCTTAAGGTTATTAAGAACCTTATCTCAATACGGTGATCCTAGTTTTTCATCAAACTACTCCACCAAACAATTAGAAAAGCTTTTAAGTTACATGAACGAAGATTCCTCGTTATTGAGGCAATCTTGTGTGGCTACAATTTTAAGTACTGCCTGTCGATGCATGATGGAACAGAACAGTTTGTGTTCTGTAGGTGCCCCTCAAATATTAGCTTCAGTACTTGCAATACCGAATACGGAAATAAGAGTTGCTGTATTAAAATGTCTTTCTGCCATGTGTTTTGAAAACCGAACTGTTGCTTCTGAAGTAGCAGGTGCTACTTCTAGATATGGTTCTGTACAAGTTTTAAATCTACTTACATCTTTAGTCAGCAGGGATAAACCTGTCGAAATGCAACTTGAAGCAGCTAAATGTCTTACAAATATTTATCGAGCTGGTGCTATACAATCTTCTGATCAAATAATTACTTTTCGAACATTACCATGTCTTGTTCGATTATGTTtg ccAGATCAAAAAGAAGATCTTAGGTCATCGGCTGCAAATATACTTGCCTACTTGACTGAGGTTGATAgtaatttacaacaaattgCTGCTATTAGTAATCAATTAGTGGCTACTTTAGCTGATTTACTTAATTGTAAAAGCAGTGCAGCAAGAACTGCAGCTTTTAG TGCTTTTGCATCATTGGGAGcaaataatgaagaaattcGTAAACGAATAATCGAAACGCAACGTTTAATGGAACGCGTAGTAGATGGTTTAGCCGATCAAGATGGAGACGTCCGTTTAGCAGCAGTTCGTTGTCTTCATTCTCTAAGTAGATCAGTTCATCAATTGCGCACTACATTTCAGGACCACTCTGTTTGGCGACCTCTAATGAGTCTTTTAACCGGTTCCGCGTCCACAGAACTTTTAAGCGCGGCATCATCCGCTTTATGCAATCTCCTTCTTGAATTCTCGCCAGCTAAAGAACCCATGTTACAACAAGGGGTTATTCAATTTTTGGTTGAATTAACGAAAAAACCCGAACCCGTTTTACGTTTAAACGCGGTGTGGGCGTTAATGAATATGACATTTCAAGCAGAGCAAAGGATAAAATCGGCTATATTAACAACTTTAAACACCGATCAAATATTTCGGTTATTAGCCGATTCGGATGTAcaagttttaatgaaaactttAGGTTTATTACGAAATTTAGTATCGCCAAGGGCGCATACGGATTCAATGATGGCGTTACATGGAACTCAAGTTATGCAAGCGGTTGTTTTGGTACTGGAAGGGGCGCATTCTCCGGAAGTTAAAGAGCAGGCTCTTTGCATTTTGGGTAATATAGCGGATGGGGAGCGAGCTAAAGATCATATCATGGCGAATGAAgatgttttaaagaaattaatggcTTATATGACGCATAGCGATAGCAGTTTACAGACAGCGGCGATATTTTGTATACAAAATTTAGTTAGGAGAGGGGAACCTGGTTATGCTGAGCGGCAGGCGAGATTGAGGGATATGGGTGTTCATAATATTTTACATCAACTAGTCACTACAGTTAGCGATAGTGTGCTACATACaaa